The sequence CGTGATAAATATAAGGCTGTAATTGCTGTAGGAGGAGATGGGACCGTCTGCGAAGTAGTCAATGGGTTAGCAGGTTCAGATACCCTCTTGGGGGTTATACCTGCGGGGTCGGGTAACGATTTATCAAAGGCACTGGGCATTCCGATAGACCCGGTTCAGGCCTTAAAAGCAGCGCTTTCGGGTGAGGTTCGGGAAGTAGACCTGGGCAGGATCGATGGCCGTTTTTTCATTAATGTAGCCAGCAGTGGTTTCGATGCGGAAGTGGTGGAAGAAGCGAGAAAAACCCCTGCCTTTCTAAAACCATTTTCCTATTTATTCGCCGTAATCAAGTGTTTATTCAGAACCCAAAAGAGGAGTATTAACCTTATTATCGATGGAATACAATATCAAAAAGAGGTCCTTCTGATAGCCGTAGCCAATGGAAAGTATTATGGCGGTGGGATGATGATAGCCCCTATGGCCCGTTTAGATGACGGTTTTTTTGATATAATAGTTGTCAATCATGTCGGTTTCCTGGAAATTATAAGGT is a genomic window of Koleobacter methoxysyntrophicus containing:
- a CDS encoding diacylglycerol/lipid kinase family protein — translated: MRCLFIVNPVAGGGRAKRVWERIKGQLEYDRAFYTVLFTGYEGEAIKIVKRERDKYKAVIAVGGDGTVCEVVNGLAGSDTLLGVIPAGSGNDLSKALGIPIDPVQALKAALSGEVREVDLGRIDGRFFINVASSGFDAEVVEEARKTPAFLKPFSYLFAVIKCLFRTQKRSINLIIDGIQYQKEVLLIAVANGKYYGGGMMIAPMARLDDGFFDIIVVNHVGFLEIIRFLPKIFSGGHMKHAKVEHFKGREIQMLSEERIPVQSDGEILGHLPYKIEMVPRAVKILVPRE